A region of Sparus aurata chromosome 8, fSpaAur1.1, whole genome shotgun sequence DNA encodes the following proteins:
- the LOC115586928 gene encoding low choriolytic enzyme-like: MKYMLGLLVLLAVSAWTEAGVRTTAGAPSQVIIVSLIGKSANKTKFKVVKKADADNNDEDEGKLTVSDQLEKANNNLNRYRDGIRVRDDIIIAHHRTKRSTKPSTLRNRLWPKSSDGKVYIPYIIANHYRSEELDIIKKGIDSFSSSTCIRFLPRTTEKDFLYIQSLNGCYSYLGRQGYGQIVSLSRSGCVYFGTVQHELLHALGFNHEHCRSDRDQHVQVLLQNVMTGQDFNFKKVDTLNQGTPYDYSSVMHYGRLAFSKDDHNPTMVAVPNSNNEFGTATEMNQNDINRIKLLYCSG; encoded by the exons ATGAAGTACATGTTGGGTCTCCTGGTTCTGCTTGCAGTCTCAGCCTGGACCGAGGCGGGAGTGAGAACCACAGCTGGAGCACCCAGTCAG GTCATCATTGTTTCCCTGATAGGGAAGtcagcaaacaagacaaaatttaag GTTGTAAAGAAAGCGGATGCTGACAATAACGATGAAGACGAGGGAAAACTGACTGTCTCAGATCAGCTGGAGAAAGCCAACAACAATCTCA ACCGTTACCGTGATGGCATCAGGGTaagagatgacatcatcatcgcTCATCATCGCACCAAGAGAAGCACCAAACCCTCCACCCTGCGTAATCGTCTGTGGCCTAAATCCAGCGACGGCAAAGTTTATATTCCCTATATCATTGCTAACCACTACC GCTCTGAGGAGCTGGATATCATCAAAAAAGGCATtgactccttctcctcctccacctgcattCGCTTCCTTCCCCGCACCACCGAGAAGGACTTTCTCTACATTCAGTCTCTGAATGG ATGTTACTCGTACTTGGGCCGCCAGGGCTACGGGCAGATAGTGTCTCTGAGCCGCAGCGGCTGTGTTTACTTTGGGACGGTCCAGCACGAGCTGCTCCACGCTCTGGGCTTCAACCATGAGCATTGTCGCTCTGATCGGGACCAGCATGTCCAGGTCCTGCTGCAGAATGTCATGACAG GTCAGGATTTTAACTTTAAAAAGGTCGACACTCTGAACCAGGGGACTCCATACGACTACAGCTCCGTCATGCACTACGGCAG GCTGGCTTTCTCCAAGGATGACCACAACCCCACCATGGTGGCTGTCCCAAACTCCAACAACGAGTTCGGCACGGCTACAGAGATGAACCAAAACGACATCAACCGCATCAAACTGCTGTACTGCAGCGGCTAG
- the LOC115586111 gene encoding high choriolytic enzyme 1-like, which yields MEVKCILGLVVLVAVSALAEREALTTSELIERVNRNIVRSPGDPYLEDDVAYNSEAERNADPCTSSGCMWPKSADGYVYVPYAVSRVYTSREVAIIDRGLQSFHEFSCIRFVRRTSQKEFLNIRSLNGCYSFIGRLGYGQDLSLSRSGCVYHHLVQHEVLHALGFHHEQKRSDRDQYIRIQLENVTPGLEHNFDKINTLNQDTPYDYGSVMHYHQYAFSKNNLPTLVAIPDSSVEFGLATEMSQMDIIRLNKLYKC from the exons ATGGAAGTGAAGTGCATTCTGGGCCTTGTGGTCCTGGTGGCTGTGTCAGCTTTGGCTGAGAGGGAG GCTTTGACTACTTCAGAGCTGATCGAGAGAGTGAACAGGAATATTG TCCGTTCGCCTGGCGACCCATATCTGGAGGACGATGTTGCCTATAATTCTGAGGCTGAGAGAAACGCTGACCCTTGCACATCGAGTGGCTGCATGTGGCCCAAGTCTGCCGATGGGTACGTCTACGTGCCCTACGCCGTCTCCAGAGTGTACA CTTCTCGTGAGGTGGCAATCATCGATCGAGGTCTGCAGTCCTTCCATGAATTTTCTTGTATCCGCTTTGTGAGACGCACCTCCCAGAAAGAGTTCCTGAATATCCGATCCCTTAATGG GTGCTACTCCTTCATTGGTCGTCTTGGCTACGGACAGGATCTGTCTCTGTCTCGCTCGGGCTGTGTTTATCACCATCTTGTACAGCATGAGGTGCTCCATGCCCTGGGCTTCCACCATGAGCAGAAACGCTCTGACCGCGACCAGTACATCCGCATCCAGCTGGAGAATGTCACCCCTG GATTGGAGCATAACTTTGACAAAATCAATACTCTGAACCAGGATACCCCCTACGACTACGGCTCTGTCATGCATTACCACCA GTACGCTTTCTCAAAGAACAACCTGCCCACCTTGGTGGCCATCCCTGACTCCAGTGTCGAGTTCGGCCTCGCCACCGAGATGAGTCAGATGGACATCATCAGACTCAACAAGCTGTACAAGTGCTGA